The Sphingomicrobium aestuariivivum DNA window CCGACAGGTGATGGGGGCGGGGCGAGGTGCGGAAGCTCGGAATCGTCTCCATGCCGCTGCGCGGCTGGATGGCGTAGGGCCGATCGGAAGGAGACGGTCGAACGATAGTGGAACAGGTTGTAGGATATTGTGAAGAAAAACGCAAAATTCCGCCATTTCCGCGATTCATTTGACGCTAATGCTCGTTGCGCCCGCGAATCGGTCAGACAAAGTCGACCTCGGTGCCCGGCGAAACCGCCTCGAGAAGCCTGCGCGCATCCCAATTGGTCAGCCGCACGCAGCCGTGGCTCGAGGTCTTGCCGATGAGCGCGGGGTCGGGGCTGCCATGGATGCCGTAGCCGTCCTTCGACAGGTCGATCCAGATGCCGCCGACCGGATTGTTGGGGCCCGCGGGAATGCTCAGCGGCTTGTCCCCGCCCCAGTCCTGGTCCGACGGATCGAAGGTGTAGCTCGCCTCGGGCGCGATGGCGTTGACCTCCATCGACCCCGACGGGCTCGGGAAGTCGCTCGATCCCACCGTCGCGGGGAAGGTCGCGACGAGATCGCCGCTCTCGCCATAGGCGCGCAGTTCGTTGGCGCCGCCATCGACCTCGATGCGCGCCACCGCGGGCAGGTCGCGCATCGTGGCATTGGCAATGATGATCTCCTGCCCTTGCCCAAAACCGCCGGGATTGAGCGCGCGCAGGAAGCCCTCGCCCATGCCGAACTTCTCGGCCAGCATCTCGGCCGCCGAGCCATAGCCGACATTGCCGGTCTCGGCCTGCGCCTCCATGCCGCTGGCGGGCGCGGTGAAGCCCCCTGCAACATCATCGGCGCTGATCACATAGGTTCCGAGCACGGGCGCATCGCCCGCCTGCGCGCGCAGCCTGTCGAGCGTGGCGCCATCGGCCCTGCCCGTCACCTCGAGCCCCTCGGCCTCCTGGAACGCTTCGAGCGCGCGCGCGGTATTGCCGCCCGGATAGCCGTCGATCACGCCCGGCGAATGGCCGACGCGCGCCAGCAGCACCTGCGCCTCGAGTGTCGCCTCCTGCCGCTTGTCGTCGAACAGCCCCGAGGGTGTGCCCTCGGGAAAAGCCTGCGCGGCGAGCGGGGTGGGGGACAGGAGGACGGCGAGCCCGGCAAGGGCGGTACGGGAAAAGCTCATGCGCCAAAGAACGGGCGGCGCGCCACTTGGTTCAGCTGTCGAGTTCGAGCCAGTCGCGCGCCTCGAGCCCGTAGACCATGTCGAGCAGCTCGAACTGCACGCCATTGGGCTGCGAGCTGTTCGAATTCCACAAGGCGACGATGCCGGTCGCCAGCTCGGGGTCGAACAGGATCAGGCTGCGATAGCCGTTCACCCCGCCGCGATGGCCGATGATCTCGTGCCCGGCATAATCATAGGTGCGCCAGCCGAGCCCGTAGCGCGCGTCCGAAAGCCGTTCGCGGAAATCGCGCATCCGGCGCATCTCGACCGGCGTCCCGATCAGCGGGCGGTGCGCCTCGTTCAATACCTCGGGGGCGAGGATGTCGGGAAACTCGCCGGTCTGCGCCTGCAGCCAGATGGCAAGGTCGAGAATGTCCGAATTGACCCCGCCCGCCGCGGGGACCTTGTAATAGGCGTCGGTCACGGGGACCTCGCGGCGGCCGCGGCTGTGCGGATGCGCCCAGCTTGCTGCCCCCTCGAGCCCCTCGCGATTGACGTTGGTATCGCGCATGCCGAGCGGGCCGAACAATTCGCTGATGAGCGCCTCTTCGTAGGTCTTGCCGGTACCGCGCTCGACCGCCTCCGAACTGCTGTCGAAGGCGACATTCTGGTAGCTCCAGCAAGCGCCCACGGGGCAGACCTGCGTCAGCCCGCCGAGCTGGCCGCGGATGATGTCGGGGTCGATCCCGCCCTCGAGGCGGTCGTCATAGGCGTTGCGCCAGATGCCGAGCCGGTGGCTGAGCACGTCGCGAAGGCTGGCCGAGAAATGGTTGTTCTCGGGCAGCTGGAGCGTGTTGCTGTAATTGGAAATGGGCAGGTCGAGGCTGAGGCGCTTCTCGGCATCGAGCTTGGCCGCCATCACACCTGCCACGCCCTTCGACACCGAGGCCCAGCGGAACTGCGTGTCGATGCCGACCATCTCGCCCGAGCCCTCGAGCGTCTCGCCATAGCCCTTGATGAAGCTGATCTCGCCATTCTCGACCACGCCGACCGCGAGGCCGACCATGCCGGGCTCCTCCACCAATCGCTCGAGGCGAGCATCGAGCCGGTCGTAGTCCACCGCGCTTTCGGCTACGTCGCCCGAGGCCTCGTCGGGCGTCACCGAGGAGGGCGCGGGCAGCGCGACATGGATGCGGTCGCGCGGCGGCTCGGGCACGACATTGACCGTGCCCGTCGCCATCCCCGCCGCGAGAACGGTGGCGAAAAGCAGCGCGGAGGCCGCGATATGCATGAGGCTATGGCGATTCATCTGTGTCGGCTGTGTTGACTGTCGCACCAACGAAGGCAAGAGGAATGCATGTCCGCTCGTGCCGCATGTGCAACGGGCGACCGATATCGGTCCGCGACGAGCGGGCGAGCGAGGGAGACAAGACTTGCAGTTCCTGCGCACGATTTTCTGGGTGCTCCTCGCCGTCGGCATCGCGATCTTCGCGACCGCCAACTGGCACGACGTGATGATCGACATCGGGGGCGAGATGCGCATGGCGATCAAGCTGCCGCTGCTCCTCGCCCTCACCTTCCTCCTCGGTGCGGTGCCGACGATGCTCTGGTATCGCGGCCGCCTGTGGAAGATGAAGCGCCGCATCGACCAGGCCCAGCGCGCGCTCGATGCGCATCCGCATACGCCCGCACCGCCCGTCGCCCCGCCGCAGCGCACCAGCCCGCCGCCGCCCGAACCCGACAGCCCCTTCTAGACCCTCAAGGATCCCGCCCATGCCCGGCCCCATCTTCGTCGCCATCGACACCCCCAAGCTCGACACCGCGCAGAACCTCGCGGTGGCCGTGCGCGCCCATGCGGGCGGCCTCAAGCTCGGGCTCGAATTCTTCAACGCGCAAGGGTCCGACGGGGTGATGCGCCTCAAGGAGCGCGGGCTACCGATCTTCCTCGACCTGAAGCTGCACGACATCCCCAACACTGTCGGCAAGGCGGTCGAGGCGATCGCGCCGCTTCGCCCCCGCATCCTCACCGTCCATGCCGCAGGCGGGCTCGACATGCTGCGCGCTGCCAAGGCCGCCGCCCCCGACATCACCAAGGTCGTCGCGGTCACCATGCTGACCAGCCTCGACCAGCCCGACCTCGACCGCGCCGGCATCAAGGGCACCCCCGCCGATTTCGTCGACCGCATGGCCGACCTGTCGCGCGAGGCCGGCCTCGACGGCATCGTCTGCTCGGGCCTCGAGGTGAAGGCGATGCGCGAGAAGTGGCCCGACGGTCATCTCGTTGTCCCGGGCGTGCGCCCCGCGGGCGGCGGCGAACTGGCCGACCAGAAGCGCGTCGTCACCCCGCACGAGGCGATGGAAAACGGCGCCTCGGTGCTGGTCATCGGTCGCCCCATCACCGGCGCCGAGGACCCCAAGGCCGCGATCGCCGCGATCGACGCCTCGATCTAGCGAACTGGACAGCAGGCACGCGGAAGGCTAGCTCCGGCGTCGATATTCACGAGGAGCTTTCATGAGCTGGATCGACCGCGTCCGTAACGGCATCCCCTTCCTTCCCAAGCGCCAGAGCGAGGACCAGCTCTGGCACAAGTGCAAGTCGTGCGAGAGCATGATCTTCACCAAGGAATGGGCCGACAATCTCTACGTGTGCCCGCGCTGCGAGCATCACGACCGGATCGGCGTCAACGAGCGCTTCGACCAGCTGTTCGACGCGCCGCCCGAGCGGCTGCCCGCTCCCGAGGTGCGCGAGGATCCGCTGAAGTTCCGCGACAGCAAGAAATACACCGACCGCATGAAGCAGGCGCGCGCCAAGACCGGCGAGCGCGATGCGCTGCTCACCGGCTATGGCCGCATCAATGGCATGCCCGCCGTCGTCGGCGTCCAGGATTTCGCCTTCATGGGCGGCTCGATGGGCATCGCGGTGGGCGCCGCGATCGTCGCGGGCATCCGCGCCGCGATCGAGCGCAAGGCCCCTTACATCCTCTTTACCGCAGCGGGCGGCGCGCGCATGCAGGAAGGCATCCTCAGCCTCATGCAGATGCCCAAGACCACCGTCGCGCTGGCCGAGCTGCGCGAGGCGGGCCTGCCCTATATCGTCGTCCTCACCGACCCGACCACGGGCGGGGTGACCGCGAGCTACGCCATGCTCGGCGACGTCCAGATCGCCGAACCGGGCGCGCTCATCGGCTTTGCCGGCCAGCGCGTCATCGAACAGACCATCCGCGAGAAGCTCCCCGAGGGCTTCCAGCGTGCCGAATATCTGCTCGAGCATGGCATGCTCGACATGGTCGTGCATCGCCACGAGCTGAAGGAACGGCTCGCCGCGCTGATCGGCTATCTCGCGCCGCAGACCGAAGACGCGGCCTGATGAAGGACGGAGCACGGTCGGATGATCCGGCCGTGCAAGCCCAGCTCGACCGGTTGGAAGCGCTCGGCCATGGCGGCGAGCGCGAGGGGCAATATCTCGAACCCGTCAAGGCGCTGCTCGCCGCGCTCGGCCACCCCGAGCGCGCGCTGCCCCCCGTCCTCCATGTCGCGGGGACCAACGGCAAGGGCTCGACCATCGCCTTCGCCCGCGCCGGCCTCGAGGCGGCGGGCTGCCAGGTCCATGTCTTCACCTCGCCCCATCTCGTCCGCTTCAACGAGCGTATCCGGCTAGGCGGCACGCTGATCGGGGACGAGGCGCTCGCCCCGCTCCTCAGCGAAGTGCTCGACACGGTCGAAGCCAAGGGCCTCTCGCCCAGCTTCTTCGAGGCGACCACTGCCGCCGCGCTCCTCGCCTTTTCGCGCGCCCCCGCCGACGCGCTCCTGCTCGAGGTCGGCATGGGCGGGCGGCTCGATGCGACCAACGTGGTCGCAACGCCCGCCGCCTGCGGCATCGCCGCGCTCGGCCTCGACCACCAGCGCTGGCTGGGCACCACCCTGCCCGAGATCGCTGGCGAAAAGGCGGGGATCGCCAAGCCGGGCGTCCCGCTCGTCGTCCAGCGCCAGTCGCCCGAGGCCACCCAGCGCATCGCCGATGTCGCCGCCGCGACCGGCGCCCCCCTCAAGCTGCAGGACCGCGACTGGACGATCCGCCGCGAGGGCGATGAACTCCTCTACGAGGGCCAGCGCGCGCTCCGCCTGCCGCTGCCCGCGCTGCCCGGCGCGCACCAGCATGAAAATGCGGGCCTCGCGCTCGCGATGCTCGACTACCAGTCCGCCATCGACCTCGACTGGCCGGCGCTCGCGCCGATGACGCGCTGGGCGCAGTGGCCCGCGCGGCTCCAGCGGATCGAGGAAGGCGAACTCCGCGCCCGCCTCCCCGGCGACATCAGCCTGATGCTCGACGGCGCGCACAATGGCGAGGCCGCGCGCGCCGTCGCGCAGGCGCTACAAGGACGACGCGTGCACATTGTCGCAGGCATCCTCGCCAATCGCGACCCGCTGGCGCTCCTCACCCCCTTCATCCGGCAGATGGCAAGCTTCACCGCACTGCCTGTGCCGCACCACGACCATCACCAGCCGCAGGCGCTCGCCGCGATGATCGACGGCACGGACAGCGCCCCCGCCAGCGACTTGCGCGCCGCCTTCGAACGCGTCGCGCAGCGCGTGCAGCCCGGCGACACCGTGCTGGTGATGGGATCGCTCTATCTCGCGGGTGCCTTCCTCGCCGAGAACGGCACCCTGCCGGCCTAGGCGAATTCGACCTCGGGCGGCGGAGCGTTCTGGTCGGCGGTGCCGAGCCTTTTCTGCCGCGCCCATTCGAGCAGGCACAGCACGACCGCCACCCCGCCGATCGCGGTGGTGATGAGGAAGACGGTGTAATAGCCCAGTTCCTCGATCAGCTGCCCCAGCGGCGCGCGCCCGAGCGTGCCGACCAGCAGCGCGAGGCTCGAGAGCAGCGCATATTGCACCGCGCTATAGCCCTTGGCGACGATGCTCGAGAGATAGGCGACGAAGGCCGCCCCCGCGATGCCGACGGCAAGATTCTCGCCCGCGATGGTGATCATCAGCTTGGACAGTCGCTCGTCGCCGCCCAATTGCGTGACGAGCCAGGTGAAGCCGGTCGCATCGGCCACCGCCTGCATCCGCGCGCCGCCCACCGCGAGGTCGGCGTAGAGGAGGTTGGTGAGCGCCGCGATCACCGCGCCGAAGGTCAGCGCCGCCATCCGCCCGATCAGCGTCAGCAGCGCGCCGCCCACTGCCAGCCCGACGAGCAGCGCGCCCACGCCGAAGAACTTGGACGCGATCGCCACCTCGTCATTGGTGTACTGCAGCTCGCCGAGATAGAAGGGGTAGGCGAAGCTGCCCCAGATGGCGTCGCAGATGCGATAGGTGAGGATGAGCGCGATGACGAGGATCGCCGCCGAGCCCAGCCGCCCGATGATCTCGGTCAGCGGCAACACCAGCGCGCGATAGCCGAAGTCGATCGCCCGCTCGCCGCTCGTAGTGGCAGGGGCGGGCTCGGTCAGCACGTGGCGTCCGTGCTTCTGCTGGTGCACCAGCCATGCCGCGATGATCCCCGGCACGACGATGGTGGCGAGGATGATGAGCGGACCCTGCTGGGTGATCCATTCGACCGACTGGTTACGCGATTCCGCATCGGCATTGAGGCTGCGCACCATGAAGACGAGTACCATGCCGAGTGCGATCGCCCACAGCCCGCCGATTGCGGCAAAGGCGGTCTTGCGCACGCGGGGCTTGAGCTGGCCGGGCTGGCGCAGCGCATCGAGTTCGGCGCCCGCCGCCTCGATCATGTCGGTGGTGCGCTTGGCATCGGGGGCACGGATGCCGGCGATGCCGATGACGAAGATCATGCCGCCGAACAGCGCATAGGTCTGCGGCCAGCCGATGCGCGCGGCGATGATCAGCGCGAGCGCGCCGCCCGCCAGCGCGGCGAGGCGGTAACCCATCTGGTAGATGGTCGAGAGGATGTCGATGGTGGCGACCTCGTCGGCGACATCGACGCGCCAGGCGTCGATCACCACGTCCTGCGTCGCCGAGGAAAAGGCGACGATCCCCGCGAGCAGGCTGAACAGCCCGAGCTGCGACTTGGGATCGAGCAGCGACAGGGTGATGAGGCTGACCCCGATGAGGATCTGCGCGGTGACGATCCATTGCTTGCGATGCCCGAGCCGTTTCAGCCCCGGCAAATCGACGCGGTCGAGCGCGGGCGACCACAGGAACTTGAAGGCATATGCGAGCCCGATGAGCGAGAAGACCCCCATCGTCTCGAGGTCGACCTTGGCTTCGGACAGCCAGGCATAGAGCGTGCCGAGGACGAGCGAATAGGGCAGCCCCGCCGCGAAGCCGAAGAGCAGCATGTAGAGCGTCTTCTTCTGCCTGAGCGAGCGCAGGAGCACGCCCCAGCCGGGCTTCGTGGTCTTCGAGTCGTCGGCCATGCTTACTCCCTTGTCCAAACAGTCGGCGCTCACGCTAGAGGGGCGCGACGCTGCGGAAAAGGGGGTGAACATCGGCTGACTTGCAAGGCCGGCGCGGCAGGCGCACCATCCGCCTCATGGACGTGGCCCGACGCAGCTCTCCCATGACCCCCGGCCAGCGAAGGCTCGCCGAGGCGATGCAGCGCGGCGACCA harbors:
- a CDS encoding AmpG family muropeptide MFS transporter, coding for MADDSKTTKPGWGVLLRSLRQKKTLYMLLFGFAAGLPYSLVLGTLYAWLSEAKVDLETMGVFSLIGLAYAFKFLWSPALDRVDLPGLKRLGHRKQWIVTAQILIGVSLITLSLLDPKSQLGLFSLLAGIVAFSSATQDVVIDAWRVDVADEVATIDILSTIYQMGYRLAALAGGALALIIAARIGWPQTYALFGGMIFVIGIAGIRAPDAKRTTDMIEAAGAELDALRQPGQLKPRVRKTAFAAIGGLWAIALGMVLVFMVRSLNADAESRNQSVEWITQQGPLIILATIVVPGIIAAWLVHQQKHGRHVLTEPAPATTSGERAIDFGYRALVLPLTEIIGRLGSAAILVIALILTYRICDAIWGSFAYPFYLGELQYTNDEVAIASKFFGVGALLVGLAVGGALLTLIGRMAALTFGAVIAALTNLLYADLAVGGARMQAVADATGFTWLVTQLGGDERLSKLMITIAGENLAVGIAGAAFVAYLSSIVAKGYSAVQYALLSSLALLVGTLGRAPLGQLIEELGYYTVFLITTAIGGVAVVLCLLEWARQKRLGTADQNAPPPEVEFA
- a CDS encoding L,D-transpeptidase family protein gives rise to the protein MSFSRTALAGLAVLLSPTPLAAQAFPEGTPSGLFDDKRQEATLEAQVLLARVGHSPGVIDGYPGGNTARALEAFQEAEGLEVTGRADGATLDRLRAQAGDAPVLGTYVISADDVAGGFTAPASGMEAQAETGNVGYGSAAEMLAEKFGMGEGFLRALNPGGFGQGQEIIIANATMRDLPAVARIEVDGGANELRAYGESGDLVATFPATVGSSDFPSPSGSMEVNAIAPEASYTFDPSDQDWGGDKPLSIPAGPNNPVGGIWIDLSKDGYGIHGSPDPALIGKTSSHGCVRLTNWDARRLLEAVSPGTEVDFV
- a CDS encoding serine hydrolase domain-containing protein produces the protein MNRHSLMHIAASALLFATVLAAGMATGTVNVVPEPPRDRIHVALPAPSSVTPDEASGDVAESAVDYDRLDARLERLVEEPGMVGLAVGVVENGEISFIKGYGETLEGSGEMVGIDTQFRWASVSKGVAGVMAAKLDAEKRLSLDLPISNYSNTLQLPENNHFSASLRDVLSHRLGIWRNAYDDRLEGGIDPDIIRGQLGGLTQVCPVGACWSYQNVAFDSSSEAVERGTGKTYEEALISELFGPLGMRDTNVNREGLEGAASWAHPHSRGRREVPVTDAYYKVPAAGGVNSDILDLAIWLQAQTGEFPDILAPEVLNEAHRPLIGTPVEMRRMRDFRERLSDARYGLGWRTYDYAGHEIIGHRGGVNGYRSLILFDPELATGIVALWNSNSSQPNGVQFELLDMVYGLEARDWLELDS
- a CDS encoding bifunctional folylpolyglutamate synthase/dihydrofolate synthase encodes the protein MKDGARSDDPAVQAQLDRLEALGHGGEREGQYLEPVKALLAALGHPERALPPVLHVAGTNGKGSTIAFARAGLEAAGCQVHVFTSPHLVRFNERIRLGGTLIGDEALAPLLSEVLDTVEAKGLSPSFFEATTAAALLAFSRAPADALLLEVGMGGRLDATNVVATPAACGIAALGLDHQRWLGTTLPEIAGEKAGIAKPGVPLVVQRQSPEATQRIADVAAATGAPLKLQDRDWTIRREGDELLYEGQRALRLPLPALPGAHQHENAGLALAMLDYQSAIDLDWPALAPMTRWAQWPARLQRIEEGELRARLPGDISLMLDGAHNGEAARAVAQALQGRRVHIVAGILANRDPLALLTPFIRQMASFTALPVPHHDHHQPQALAAMIDGTDSAPASDLRAAFERVAQRVQPGDTVLVMGSLYLAGAFLAENGTLPA
- the pyrF gene encoding orotidine-5'-phosphate decarboxylase, encoding MPGPIFVAIDTPKLDTAQNLAVAVRAHAGGLKLGLEFFNAQGSDGVMRLKERGLPIFLDLKLHDIPNTVGKAVEAIAPLRPRILTVHAAGGLDMLRAAKAAAPDITKVVAVTMLTSLDQPDLDRAGIKGTPADFVDRMADLSREAGLDGIVCSGLEVKAMREKWPDGHLVVPGVRPAGGGELADQKRVVTPHEAMENGASVLVIGRPITGAEDPKAAIAAIDASI
- the accD gene encoding acetyl-CoA carboxylase, carboxyltransferase subunit beta; amino-acid sequence: MSWIDRVRNGIPFLPKRQSEDQLWHKCKSCESMIFTKEWADNLYVCPRCEHHDRIGVNERFDQLFDAPPERLPAPEVREDPLKFRDSKKYTDRMKQARAKTGERDALLTGYGRINGMPAVVGVQDFAFMGGSMGIAVGAAIVAGIRAAIERKAPYILFTAAGGARMQEGILSLMQMPKTTVALAELREAGLPYIVVLTDPTTGGVTASYAMLGDVQIAEPGALIGFAGQRVIEQTIREKLPEGFQRAEYLLEHGMLDMVVHRHELKERLAALIGYLAPQTEDAA